CATCAGGGGCTTCGTAAATATCAAGGAAGTCGTAATTTCCCAAAAGTGCATAATGAGCAATGAATTTAACTTCCGGACATTTCTCCTTGACCTGATCGAGCCATTCTCTGCCAATTTTGGCTCTATCTTTCATATGTTTAGAAATTTCCGGGGAAAGTTTGGTCATTAGAATGAATGTTTTCATTTTGTTCTCCTCTAATTTATAACCGCTTTGATAATATAATAGATAATAAAATAAGATGGAAATTATTTACTGAATTACGCAAAACCTTGACTTCATTGGCGATTTTTTATAAGTTTGCATCAGATTTAGCCATTTCCCTATGTGTGGAAGTGGCTAATTTTTTTTATCAATTAGTAATTTTAGGTTTCGTATGGGAGAATTAGTTTATCTAACGAGAGAACGGCTTCTTGAAATTGAACAAGAAGTCAATAAATTAAAGACTGATGGCAGGCGTGAGATCGCACAGAAAATTGCTGAT
This Ignavibacteria bacterium DNA region includes the following protein-coding sequences:
- a CDS encoding GYD domain-containing protein gives rise to the protein MKTFILMTKLSPEISKHMKDRAKIGREWLDQVKEKCPEVKFIAHYALLGNYDFLDIYEAPDEETAAKVSMISLSNGAFNAESLVAIPYKRFLELAKEI